Proteins from a genomic interval of Sphingobacterium sp. SYP-B4668:
- a CDS encoding alpha-L-rhamnosidase: protein MRHCILFILLQFTIPLLAADMLPVNLRAEYKKTPFLDDRIPRLSWELSSKGYGQYQSAYQLIVSSSLDKLQKDIGDIWDTKKVKQSQTNHIEFGGKQLNSRQQVWWKVRVWGTDGKVGSWSSASSWEMGLLNKGDWKAKWVGYDLNQLASKGTYHLPPSPYLRKKERIAKKVKSARLYVSSLGIHEFFVNGTKIGQDYFAPGWTDYNKRVYYNIYDVTPYIQNGENAFAAILSDGWYAGYLGYALLVGSKQVRAFYGDVPLLKAQVEIMFEDGSRQVIITDESWKASTGAVRESDFLQGEKYDARKEKVGWNNTNFNDSDWDPIQVFADKEQREIQLYPSHPVRVVKELPIKTINRLDDGKYIVDFGQNFAGIVKLKVKGKANDSLVFRYGEMLHPDGRLVTENLRSARATDTYILRGDSRAEEWSPSFTFHGFQFVEVSGLTSAPDKDFLMGLVMSSDLDTAGHLETDNSLLNQLYSNIVWTQRANYLDIPTDCPQRDERLGWTGDAQVYIRSAAYNSDIAVFHKKWIRDLNDAQWSNGAFPIYAPMPVGVDGKAAIRQSDTYSPGWSEAGIICTYELFRAYNDTRVVRESLPYMNKFMDFLESKSNADGLLREGSFEEIEPKGGFGDWLSVGAKTGPDLLATLYYFYCAKLMEEMCLGIGEKNLATKYSNTALAIKKAFVNYYTQDGQFKVNQASYGDGAGYVEGQNGFSGHTQTAYANALYMGVLDSVDFQKAGGHLRELVERNGNKLTTGFLGFKPLLPALSMTGSSDKAYGLLLSTEYPSLGYEVLNGATSIWERWDSYIKDKGFVHNAAMNSFSHYAFGAVNEWMFENMLGIKPLERGFQSFIIKPEIPSKDMDVSKVSGSYRSIAGVIKSGWDYSGQKKSHFFEVPVNTTVYFYLEIPSLAKAYLNGELISKSQLVKSVAQEGKYFKIKLGSGNYQVSMEK, encoded by the coding sequence ATGAGACATTGTATTTTATTTATTCTATTGCAGTTCACTATTCCCTTGCTAGCCGCAGATATGCTGCCGGTAAATCTGAGAGCGGAATATAAAAAGACACCTTTTTTGGACGATCGGATTCCGCGATTGAGTTGGGAGCTCTCCTCAAAGGGATACGGACAGTATCAGTCTGCATATCAATTAATCGTTTCTTCCTCTTTAGACAAATTACAAAAAGATATAGGCGATATCTGGGATACGAAAAAAGTAAAGCAGTCACAGACCAACCATATAGAATTCGGAGGAAAGCAACTTAATTCCCGTCAACAGGTTTGGTGGAAAGTGAGGGTTTGGGGTACCGATGGTAAAGTCGGCAGTTGGAGCAGCGCTAGTTCCTGGGAAATGGGGCTATTGAACAAAGGTGATTGGAAAGCCAAGTGGGTCGGATATGATTTGAATCAGCTAGCGTCGAAGGGTACTTACCATTTACCCCCTTCTCCATACTTGAGAAAAAAGGAACGAATAGCAAAGAAAGTCAAATCCGCTCGATTGTATGTGTCTTCTCTTGGGATTCATGAATTTTTCGTCAACGGAACCAAAATTGGTCAGGATTATTTTGCTCCTGGATGGACGGACTACAATAAGAGGGTGTACTACAATATTTACGATGTAACTCCTTATATCCAAAACGGTGAAAATGCATTTGCGGCAATCCTTTCCGATGGTTGGTATGCAGGATACCTCGGTTATGCCTTGCTTGTTGGCAGTAAGCAAGTGCGGGCATTTTATGGAGATGTGCCACTTTTAAAAGCACAAGTGGAGATTATGTTTGAAGATGGAAGTAGGCAAGTCATCATTACCGATGAAAGCTGGAAGGCATCCACTGGTGCTGTCCGTGAGTCCGATTTTTTGCAAGGAGAGAAATATGATGCACGAAAAGAGAAGGTTGGATGGAATAATACTAATTTCAATGACTCGGATTGGGATCCTATACAGGTATTTGCAGATAAAGAACAACGTGAAATACAACTCTATCCGAGTCATCCGGTGCGAGTAGTCAAGGAGCTACCCATAAAAACGATTAACAGATTAGATGATGGGAAATACATTGTGGATTTTGGACAAAATTTTGCCGGGATTGTAAAGCTGAAAGTGAAGGGCAAAGCCAATGATTCTCTCGTATTTAGATATGGAGAGATGCTACATCCAGATGGACGATTGGTCACGGAGAATCTTAGAAGTGCCCGCGCTACCGACACCTATATTCTTAGAGGAGATAGTCGTGCTGAGGAGTGGAGTCCCAGTTTTACGTTCCATGGGTTTCAATTTGTTGAAGTGTCTGGATTGACCTCAGCTCCAGACAAAGATTTTTTAATGGGCTTGGTGATGAGCTCTGATTTGGATACCGCTGGACATTTGGAGACAGATAATAGTCTTTTGAATCAGCTTTACAGCAACATTGTCTGGACACAAAGAGCCAATTATTTGGACATCCCTACTGATTGTCCTCAGCGCGACGAACGCTTGGGGTGGACAGGAGATGCACAAGTGTATATCCGATCAGCAGCTTACAATAGTGATATAGCAGTCTTTCACAAAAAGTGGATTCGGGATTTGAATGACGCACAATGGTCAAATGGTGCGTTCCCTATCTATGCACCTATGCCCGTCGGTGTAGATGGAAAGGCAGCCATAAGACAGTCTGATACCTATTCACCTGGATGGTCAGAGGCTGGTATTATCTGTACATATGAGTTATTTAGGGCCTATAATGATACCCGGGTCGTAAGGGAGTCCCTGCCCTACATGAACAAATTTATGGACTTTCTAGAAAGCAAATCCAATGCCGACGGATTACTCCGTGAGGGCAGTTTTGAAGAAATTGAACCAAAGGGAGGGTTTGGAGATTGGCTTTCTGTGGGAGCTAAAACAGGACCAGACCTTTTGGCGACACTATACTATTTCTACTGTGCGAAGCTAATGGAGGAAATGTGCTTGGGGATTGGTGAAAAGAATTTGGCTACAAAATATAGTAATACAGCACTAGCTATTAAAAAAGCTTTTGTTAACTATTATACTCAGGACGGTCAGTTTAAGGTCAACCAAGCATCATATGGGGACGGAGCAGGCTATGTAGAAGGGCAAAATGGATTTTCGGGTCATACCCAGACAGCCTATGCAAACGCGCTTTATATGGGTGTGTTGGATTCGGTTGATTTTCAGAAAGCAGGTGGACATCTGCGGGAGTTGGTCGAGCGCAATGGCAACAAATTGACAACCGGTTTTTTGGGATTCAAACCCCTGTTGCCTGCATTGTCCATGACTGGATCTTCGGACAAAGCCTATGGCCTCTTGCTAAGTACAGAATATCCTTCTTTAGGATATGAAGTGCTGAATGGTGCCACCTCCATTTGGGAGCGCTGGGATAGTTATATTAAGGATAAGGGTTTTGTCCACAATGCGGCTATGAACTCCTTTAGTCACTATGCATTTGGCGCTGTCAATGAATGGATGTTTGAGAATATGCTTGGTATTAAGCCCCTCGAAAGAGGTTTTCAATCTTTCATCATTAAGCCCGAAATACCCAG
- a CDS encoding alpha-L-rhamnosidase-related protein: MTKIKVFAWCLILVLTHNNPLFGQNWKAKWIGLGTNEADTANSWVAFRKDFQMKAVPKKAVARIAVDSKYWLYINDKLVVFEGGLKRGPNKNDTYFDEVDLSNYLIKGANTIAVKVWYFGKHGFSHNSSGKLGLLFDLQTDATTIVSDSTWLVQKLKEYQTAAGAVPNFRLAESNILFDARQADTSWHLTTANPAGFGKAVSYGAPGIAPWNHLVKRPIPLWKDFGLKEFAPSSIIRKGDTVICKLPYNMQFTPYFDIESEAGILIKLFTDNYSTYNGSTENIRATYITKGGRQQYESLGWMNGHLMYFVLPANARIHSLKYRETGYDTDFAGAFESSDPFFNNLWKKANRTLYVTMRDTYMDCPDRERAQWTGDAVLEAQEAFYALCPKSHALAKKWLYELIHWQKEDGTLFAPIPAGNWDKELPDQILASIGYYGLWTYYMHTADRQILVDLYPGIRKYISLWEKDKDGLVLLREGGWQWGDWGENKDMLLLYNLWYYLALKGSYLTTKELGYTSESKKLLEEMQHFKEVFNTRFWNGSEYRDPLYKKSTDDRVHALAVLAGIADRNKYVPILKVFANQEHASPYMEKYVFEAMYKMNEPILANRRHKKRFAPMVNNAYFSTLFEGWGIGNEGYGGGTVNHAWSGGGLTILSSELCGIKPLQPGYSLFQVAPQMGDVSFAKAKVSTVKGVIEVSVNNTAERRSIDLTVPAGTKAVVLTPSDFIKKILINNNDLEKAVKKLGVVYDKESKSIVLPLGHWTIDFGF, translated from the coding sequence ATGACAAAGATCAAAGTTTTCGCATGGTGCCTGATACTTGTGCTTACCCACAACAATCCCTTATTTGGACAAAATTGGAAAGCTAAATGGATTGGTTTGGGAACCAATGAGGCCGATACTGCGAATTCTTGGGTTGCTTTTCGGAAGGATTTTCAAATGAAAGCCGTACCCAAAAAAGCAGTCGCCCGAATTGCTGTGGATAGTAAATACTGGTTGTACATTAATGACAAACTTGTTGTTTTCGAAGGAGGCCTAAAAAGAGGACCGAATAAGAACGATACATATTTTGATGAAGTAGATTTGTCAAACTATCTTATAAAGGGGGCGAATACAATAGCTGTCAAAGTTTGGTACTTTGGTAAGCATGGATTCTCCCACAATAGTAGCGGCAAGTTGGGTCTCTTATTTGATTTGCAAACCGATGCTACTACGATTGTCAGTGATAGTACATGGCTAGTCCAAAAGCTCAAAGAATACCAAACAGCTGCAGGGGCTGTCCCAAATTTTAGACTTGCCGAGTCTAATATTTTATTTGATGCTCGCCAAGCAGATACATCTTGGCATCTGACCACCGCTAATCCTGCCGGCTTTGGTAAGGCTGTCAGTTACGGTGCTCCAGGGATAGCTCCATGGAACCATCTTGTAAAAAGGCCAATCCCGCTTTGGAAGGACTTTGGGCTCAAAGAGTTTGCGCCTTCCTCCATCATTCGAAAGGGAGATACTGTTATTTGTAAGCTGCCCTATAATATGCAGTTTACGCCCTATTTCGATATAGAGAGTGAAGCGGGTATTTTGATTAAGCTCTTTACAGACAATTATTCAACCTACAATGGCTCTACGGAAAATATTCGAGCAACATATATCACAAAGGGGGGACGTCAACAATATGAGAGCTTAGGCTGGATGAATGGACACCTTATGTACTTTGTACTTCCGGCAAATGCTAGAATCCATAGTTTGAAATATAGGGAAACAGGATATGATACTGATTTTGCAGGAGCCTTTGAATCTTCAGATCCCTTTTTCAATAACTTGTGGAAGAAAGCAAATCGGACCCTATATGTTACGATGCGCGACACCTATATGGATTGTCCAGATCGCGAGCGAGCACAGTGGACTGGAGATGCGGTACTGGAAGCGCAAGAGGCTTTTTACGCTTTGTGTCCTAAGTCGCATGCCTTGGCAAAGAAATGGCTTTACGAACTTATCCATTGGCAAAAAGAAGATGGTACCTTGTTCGCTCCGATTCCTGCGGGTAATTGGGATAAAGAACTTCCAGATCAGATTTTGGCTAGTATTGGTTACTACGGTTTGTGGACATACTATATGCATACCGCAGATCGACAAATCCTTGTGGATTTGTATCCTGGTATTCGAAAATACATATCCTTATGGGAGAAAGATAAAGACGGTTTAGTATTGCTGCGGGAAGGCGGTTGGCAATGGGGCGATTGGGGCGAGAATAAAGATATGTTGTTATTGTATAATCTCTGGTACTATTTAGCACTCAAGGGAAGTTACTTGACGACAAAAGAGTTGGGATACACCTCCGAATCCAAGAAACTTTTAGAAGAGATGCAACATTTCAAGGAGGTGTTCAATACGCGTTTCTGGAATGGAAGTGAGTATCGGGATCCATTGTATAAAAAGAGTACAGACGACAGGGTACATGCACTAGCGGTTCTAGCCGGCATTGCAGATAGAAATAAATATGTTCCAATCTTAAAAGTCTTTGCAAATCAGGAACACGCGAGCCCCTATATGGAGAAATATGTTTTCGAAGCGATGTACAAAATGAATGAACCCATTTTAGCCAACAGAAGACATAAAAAGCGATTTGCACCCATGGTCAACAATGCGTATTTCTCCACACTGTTTGAAGGTTGGGGAATTGGCAATGAGGGGTATGGTGGTGGTACAGTAAACCATGCATGGAGTGGTGGCGGACTCACTATTCTATCCAGTGAATTATGTGGCATCAAGCCACTTCAACCCGGGTATTCACTCTTTCAAGTCGCTCCTCAAATGGGAGATGTTTCCTTTGCGAAAGCTAAGGTATCGACAGTGAAAGGAGTAATAGAAGTATCTGTCAACAATACTGCGGAGAGACGCTCCATAGACTTGACGGTGCCAGCAGGGACTAAAGCTGTAGTCTTAACCCCCTCGGATTTTATCAAAAAGATATTAATTAATAATAATGACCTAGAAAAGGCTGTCAAAAAGCTGGGTGTAGTGTACGATAAGGAAAGCAAAAGTATAGTGCTACCGCTAGGACATTGGACAATTGACTTTGGTTTTTAA
- a CDS encoding alpha-L-rhamnosidase-related protein, which produces MPKILLHLLSFTLLTVPCLAQMKLSDDKKHISPLTREYVYPTRIIWSEGQVGRVENLLIAGDGQASLTNEKIVILKNGDKSTSSILLDFGKELSGSVELVTGMWGGGNTPRNVRIRLGESVSEAMSEIGEKGATNDHAMRDFKMQLPWLGKNQTGESGFRFVRIDFLDPNAELHLREVRAVFTYRDIPYLGSFKSSDERLNKIWDVGAYTVHLNMQDYLWDAIKRDRLVWVGDLHPEVATINTVFGYNEVVPKSLDLARDATALPGWMCGISTYSMWWIVLHHDWYMHHGDLAYLTEQKSYLQGLVKQIVNKVKDGKEQMDGTRFLDWPSSEDSVAVHAGLQAMTILALERAAAISEILKDMETKAICESTVKEMRKYVPDHHNSKQAAALLSLTGLMDADKAYHDVLKVGGAKNFSTFYGYYMLEAMAKAGKYQEAMDIISEYWGAMLDIGATTFWEDFNMDWLPNASRIDELVPAGKVDIHGDFGAYCYVGHRHSFCHGWASGPTVWLSEHILGIKLLKPGGREYKIEPHLGNLTYAEGTYPTKYGVIRVKHTRNKDGKIVSEIKAPKEVRIIK; this is translated from the coding sequence ATGCCCAAGATACTATTGCACCTGTTGTCTTTTACATTGCTAACAGTCCCCTGTTTAGCGCAGATGAAATTAAGTGATGATAAGAAGCACATCAGCCCACTGACGCGCGAGTATGTCTATCCGACTCGTATTATTTGGTCTGAAGGACAGGTGGGACGTGTTGAAAATCTTCTCATAGCGGGCGATGGTCAGGCCAGTTTGACCAATGAAAAAATAGTCATATTGAAGAATGGTGATAAATCGACAAGTAGTATCCTCTTAGATTTTGGCAAAGAGCTGAGTGGCTCGGTCGAGTTGGTCACTGGAATGTGGGGAGGTGGCAATACGCCTAGAAATGTACGCATAAGACTTGGAGAGTCCGTCAGTGAGGCGATGTCTGAAATTGGCGAGAAAGGGGCTACCAATGATCATGCGATGCGCGATTTTAAGATGCAGCTGCCTTGGTTGGGGAAAAATCAAACAGGGGAGTCGGGCTTCCGTTTTGTACGGATAGATTTCTTGGATCCAAATGCAGAGCTGCATCTCCGTGAAGTGAGGGCTGTATTTACCTATAGAGATATCCCATATTTAGGGTCGTTCAAGAGTAGTGACGAACGATTGAATAAAATATGGGATGTAGGAGCCTATACCGTTCATCTTAATATGCAAGATTACTTATGGGATGCCATCAAAAGAGATCGTCTAGTATGGGTCGGGGATTTACATCCGGAAGTAGCCACCATAAATACGGTATTTGGATACAATGAAGTCGTTCCTAAAAGTCTAGATTTAGCGAGAGATGCTACTGCATTGCCAGGATGGATGTGTGGAATTAGCACGTATTCAATGTGGTGGATTGTCTTGCATCACGATTGGTATATGCACCATGGTGACTTAGCATACCTCACAGAACAGAAATCCTATTTGCAAGGACTTGTGAAGCAGATTGTAAACAAAGTTAAAGACGGAAAAGAACAAATGGATGGAACCCGGTTTTTGGATTGGCCATCAAGCGAAGACTCAGTAGCCGTCCATGCGGGATTGCAGGCGATGACCATTCTCGCACTCGAAAGAGCCGCTGCTATTAGCGAAATCTTAAAAGACATGGAGACAAAAGCAATATGTGAGTCTACCGTTAAAGAGATGCGAAAATATGTTCCCGATCATCATAATTCTAAACAAGCAGCTGCCCTTTTATCTCTAACAGGTTTGATGGATGCTGATAAGGCCTATCACGATGTCTTGAAGGTCGGTGGAGCAAAGAATTTCTCGACATTCTATGGTTACTACATGTTAGAGGCCATGGCCAAGGCAGGCAAATATCAGGAAGCCATGGATATCATTTCGGAGTATTGGGGAGCGATGCTTGATATAGGAGCGACTACTTTTTGGGAAGACTTTAACATGGATTGGTTGCCCAATGCTTCTCGTATCGATGAGTTGGTACCAGCAGGTAAGGTAGATATCCATGGTGATTTTGGTGCATATTGTTATGTAGGACATCGCCATAGCTTTTGTCATGGTTGGGCCTCTGGGCCTACTGTCTGGTTATCCGAACATATATTGGGTATAAAATTACTCAAACCGGGAGGTCGAGAATATAAAATTGAACCTCATCTTGGGAACCTCACCTATGCAGAAGGAACGTATCCCACTAAATACGGTGTTATTCGTGTAAAGCATACGCGAAATAAGGATGGGAAAATCGTTTCGGAGATTAAAGCTCCTAAAGAAGTTCGGATAATAAAGTAA